A single Nycticebus coucang isolate mNycCou1 chromosome 16, mNycCou1.pri, whole genome shotgun sequence DNA region contains:
- the CPN2 gene encoding carboxypeptidase N subunit 2: MLPGTWLLWASLLLLARPAHPCPVGCDCFIQEVFCSDEELASIPPDIPQHATDIVFVETSFTTVETRAFSSSPNLTKVVFLNTQLRHFGPDAFGGLPRLEDLEITGSSFSNLSTDVFPNLASLGKFTLNFNMLEALPEGLFLHMEALESLQLQGNRLQTLPERIFQPLMRLKTLNLAQNLLAQLPKELFHPLTSLQMLRLSNNGLSSLPQGVFGSLGSLQELFLDSNRLSELPPDAFSQLFCLERLWLQHNSIGHLPPTVFSALGNLTFLNLQGNDLQALPAGLFSHTPGLVGLSLSHNQLETVAEGAFAHLSNLSSLTLSHNALTHLPGSLFRDLENLVKLYLSSNNLTALHPALFQNLSRLELLSLSRNQLTTLPEGVFDTNYNLFNVALHNNPWHCDCHLAYLFSWLRQYTDRLLNIQTFCAGPAYLKGQVVPALTEEQLVCPVTRDRMGYQAPGLDDREPGGSWDLVAEDRAARSQCTYSNPEGTVVLACDEARCRWLSIQLSPRQGPGSQGLVYNASQQWDLRSSCGSMRVTVSLVALAAGP, from the coding sequence ATGCTCCCTGGAACCTGGCTGCTCTGGGCCTCCCTCCTGCTCCTGGCCAGGCCTGCCCACCCCTGCCCTGTGGGCTGTGACTGCTTCATCCAGGAGGTGTTCTGCTCAGATGAGGAGTTGGCCTCCATCCCGCCAGACATCCCCCAACATGCCACAGACATCGTCTTTGTGGAGACCTCGTTCACCACGGTGGAAACCAGGGCCTTCAGCAGCAGCCCCAACCTGACCAAGGTGGTCTTCCTCAACACCCAGCTGCGCCACTTCGGGCCAGATGCCTTTGGGGGTCTCCCCAGGCTGGAGGACCTGGAGATTACAGGCTCTAGCTTCTCCAACCTCAGCACTGATGTTTTCCCCAACCTGGCCTCTCTGGGCAAGTTCACTCTCAACTTCAACATGCTGGAGGCTCTGCCCGAGGGCCTCTTCCTCCACATGGAAGCCCTGGAGTCCCTGCAGTTGCAGGGGAACCGGCTCCAGACCCTGCCTGAGAGGATCTTCCAGCCTTTGATGCGTTTGAAGACCCTCAACCTGGCCCAGAACCTCCTGGCCCAGCTCCCCAAGGAGCTGTTCCATCCACTCACCAGCCTGCAGATGCTGAGGCTGAGCAACAATGGGCTGTCCAGCCTCCCCCAGGGcgtgtttggcagcctgggcagcCTGCAGGAGCTCTTCCTGGACAGCAACAGGCTCTCGGAGCTGCCCCCGGATGCTTTCTCTCAGCTCTTCTGCCTGGAGCGTCTGTGGCTGCAGCATAACTCCATTGGGCACCTGCCGCCGACTGTCTTCTCTGCTCTGGGCAATCTGACCTTCCTGAACTTGCAGGGAAATGACCTGCAGGCGCTGCCAGCAGGCCTCTTTTCCCACACCCCAGGCCTGGTGGGCCTGTCCCTGTCCCATAACCAGCTGGAGACTGTTGCTGAGGGTGCCTTTGCCCACCTGTCCAACCTGAGTTCCCTCACGCTCTCACACAACGCCCTCACCCATCTCCCGGGCAGCCTCTTCAGGGACCTGGAGAACTTGGTCAAGCTCTACCTGAGCAGCAACAACCTGACGGCCTTGCACCCTGCCCTCTTCCAGAACCTGTCCAGGCTAGAACTGCTCAGCTTGTCCAGGAACCAGCTGACCACGCTGCCGGAGGGCGTCTTCGACACCAACTACAACCTGTTTAATGTGGCGCTGCACAACAACCCCTGGCATTGTGACTGCCACCTGGCCTACCTCTTCAGCTGGCTGCGCCAGTACACCGACCGGCTGCTGAATATCCAGACCTTCTGCGCGGGCCCTGCCTACCTCAAGGGCCAGGTGGTGCCTGCGCTGACGGAGGAGCAGCTGGTGTGCCCTGTCACCCGGGACCGCATGGGCTACCAGGCCCCGGGGCTGGATGACCGGGAGCCAGGGGGCAGCTGGGATCTGGTGGCGGAGGACAGGGCAGCCCGGAGCCAGTGCACCTACAGCAACCCCGAGGGCACAGTGGTGCTGGCCTGTGACGAGGCCCGGTGCCGCTGGCTGAGCATCCAGCTGTCTCCTAGGCAGGGCCCGGGTTCTCAGGGACTGGTGTACAATGCCAGCCAGCAGTGGGACCTCAGGTCAAGCTGTGGCTCCATGCGGGTCACTGTGTCTCTGGTGGCCCTGGCAGCAGGGCCCTAG